The stretch of DNA CGTGTTCGTTTCAATACCCTAGAAAAGCCTAATTCAGTTATCAAATTCTTCAAAAACAATGGTTTTTCACACTCCAACATAGGTATCATCATTAGAAAAGAGCCATGGTTACTTTCATCACAACCCCACAAAAGGTTATTgccaaagtttcaattttttatctcAAAAGGTGTTTCTTCTTCTGATATTGTTTCATTGTTAACTGCAAACCCTAGAATTTTACATATTAGCTTGGAGAAACGAATAATCCCTCTTTTTGAATTATTAAGTAAGTTCTTTAAAACCAACAAGGATGTCATTTTTTGCTTGATTCGAAGATCGTATGGATTTAGTCATTATACCTATGACCGTATTGTGGCTAATATCAATTTGATGAGTGCTTTTGGTGTATGTGATTCCGGCATTGGTAGTGTGCTTCTGATAGCACCATCTATAATTTGTTCAACTGATTTGATTGATACTTTGAAGGAAGttaagggtttagggtttgatCCTTCAAATATTACTTTTGGGCAGGCTATGATAGCCAAGAAAGGGTTGAGCAAAAAAATTTGGGATGAGAAAGTTGATACCTTTAAGAAATGGGGTTGGTCTGATGAAGCATTTTTTCAAGTATTTAGGTCACGTCCTAATTTGATGATGGTGTCAATTGATAAGGTTAATTTATTGATGAGTTTTTGGGTCAATCAATTGGGTTGGAATTCCTTGGCACTTACTAAAATGCCACAGATTTTCAGTTATAGTTTACATAAAAGGATCATTCCAAGAGCCTCAGTATTGCAATATCTTTTGATGAAAGGTTTGCGAAAAAACAATGCGAGCTTAGTTACGCCATTTAGTTATAATGAGAAAATGTTCTTGAGCAAGTTTGTTTTCAGCTTTAAGGGGGAGTCTGATTATCTATTAAAGCTATACGAggaaaaaatgaaacttgcataCTCAGAGGAAAACAATGGCATGCCACTCACTAAATAGGCAATTTCATAATCTCCTTTTGTAATGCAACCTTAGCTGGTTAGTTCTCAAAATTTAAGTTCTTATTCATTCTAGGTAAAGATAAAGGATGGTATAGCTgacttgttttatttgttaataTGGACCAGAATGCCAGAGTTGGTCATATAAATACCTTATGATTTATCTTATGCCTTATATTTGGTAGATACATATATGCTCAAATAGTCTTGCATTTATTTGTCCATGGAATGTTTTTTCAATGTGTTAGTTTTCCTTCCATGTGTGTTCAATCAAGAATCGATAgtaatataaacaaattatgCAGGCATGTTCACTCAATTTAATGATTGAAACTTCAATTACTTTGCCTAGGTGTTTTTTCCTTTGGTTCTCTACCTTAACTTTTGAAGATTTTTCAATTACTCATACAATCTTATTAAACAGTTTTGCGcctttttgaattttgaccAGTCATGGTACACTGTGCTCTTTCGTTTTCTATTTTGGAGAACATTTATCTACTTTTTAGATATTTACGAAAATAGATCCTCCCCCTTTATGGCGAACACACCTGCTGTTCCGATATAGAGAAAATCTGACTGTCTTCCTAATATGTAGGAGAAGAATAATCACCCTAATGGTTGTTTGACTGATTTTGTGCACAAATAGTATTGGAATCATCTACTTTCATCCCCAACCATTGTTTGACTGTCATACTTTTGGGATTGGGAATGTCTTACGAAAATGGCAGGGATATATTACTTGGAAGGCTTTTTATGGTTTAGTATTGCCTTTGTCTGTTTGATTGAAGGGTAATGAGTTATTTTAATATGAGGTAAACTTGTTTACGAGTCGATTTCACCTAGGGAACCCGAGTTGAGGTAAAAACTCAAGTTTGACAACCTTGATTATAGGTATTCTCCGATCTCACTTATTGACAAACTTGCTCGTGATTTCTAAAAAGATTGTGCTATTGGTAAACGAGCCGCTCCCCATCCCCATGCTGATAATGTTGAGGACATAGATTAAGAAGAGAAGAACAATATAATGATGAGGAAATTGAAGTTGAAATTAACCAATCACTGTTTATTAACAATCAACCACAATCTAGAAGGAAGTTTGACCACATGGAAACTCAATCAAGGAAAAGAAACAATGGGGCAAACATAATTGTTCATACTTCATATTATACCTGAGTTAAGGAATTCTGATAACTGGCTTTAAAAAAGCTCATAAAGAATAGGTCAAGTTGCAAATAGTCTAGGATTTTGTAAAGATTTGGTGAAGTTGTACTATGTTCGATTTAGAAACTAATTATGCGTCGAACAAAATAAGTAGTAGTGAAGTTGTACTATGACAAAAATAAGATTATAGATTAGAATTATTGCATGATGGTATAGATTATAGAATAGAAACTGAAAATCCTTTTCCCCAACATCATGGACATGGAAGGGTCTTGCGTAATTTGTAGCATCCTCGAAATGTCAAAGACAACCaagaaaacataatcaaattACTGCAAGATAAAATACAGTCTCGTAAAATCTGTAATACTTTTTAAACGCTCCCCTGCTGTGTTCTATGTGATTTGTATGTATCATGTATGGTTGGCAAAACTATACGACTGGAAAAAGTGCAACATGTTCATCCAAAGTGCACAAATGACGCGACATTTCAGAGCTTTTGTATCATTATGCACTTTTGCCAAGACTGTAGATTGCTCATGCTCTTGAATGAATGTTTCTTTTCTGTTATTGGTTCCTGTGAATTTGTCTTTAAGATTAAGAATGGAATAGCTAACATATGAGTGACACCACTAAAAACTAGTTTTATGTCCTTAGCTCGGTtagtagggacatcgcactatatgtgccgGAGgtggggttcgaactccggacactctacttattcacctttaaggttgaatttctagccactaggctacttgacaaaaaaaaaagttttattcaTCTGTTACCTTTtgttaattgatttattttgttgagaATTGAATCATATGGTCACAATGAATTAATTCAAGAAGCTCATGAATCAAATTTGCAAATAAGTGACTTTCTTTGAATCATTCACAGTTTGTGAATCAACTCTACCACTTCTTTTGTTGAAAGTTTTGTGTTCCTTGTGTTCTAAGGCACTATTGAGGATCTCATGTTATATAGGTGTTGGATGCTTACATCCAAGACCAtatgtagtacctattaggtactcatggtacttattaggtacttatTGGAGCAATATCCATTtcagtacctaataggtactggttctacaataagcattagtacctattttgtttttgtgggctccatttataatgatgtatagttattggtgagaTGTGTTATTGGTAGGGCCtgtttagaactttttaagagatgtttggttggagggattgaatacttattaggtactattattaaaaaattataaacgaatgatgtgtacacgtgaggtccagttaagtactaaaaaatgagtatctccattgtggatgtTCTAAGTGCATCTTTAGGCTAGAACTATTTAAGTTATAATTATATGATCTTGAAGTCTTAAGATATTAGATGACAGTAATTTTAGCTTGGTTTGGTGATTGGAGTGGACGAGTTAAAAAGTGAAGTGATAAAGAGCTTTGGGGTTTTATCCCCACCCACAACAATTGTAATTGCTCTTTATATTTTGTGTTTTGAGTGACGTGGTTTTGAGAAagtaaaaattttgttttaaaccCTTCTGAATTGTTTGAATAGGATTAATTTGAGTTTAGGCTCAATCAGTTCCTTTCAAGCAATCATCTTTCAATTTTGGAACCTGTGATTCGAATCATGAAATTGGTCTCTGGTTGATTAATTGAATCATACAGTTTGTTCGTGAGACGGTTTCTTGTGTTGCATACGAGAAGAGttaaaaaaatctcatttagttctctcaataaaattgatttcGATCAATGCCAACACGTGTCTTAAGGACGAgtctataaacaaaaaattgtcttgAAAACATCAACCATAAGaaatttatctttttagttCTTTAAATAATCCCTAAAAGCGAGTTTGAATGTATGTTTGAATACAtttagtagtaaaaaaaaaaaatatacagaGAAAAAAAGAGGTTTGAGACTGATTTCGATGTCAAATTAAAACTGATTTTACTTGCCTATTGAATTACACCCTTCTCAGAAAACCTCCCATCCGTTAATCTTTTGACATATTTACTAGTAAGCACTtcataaaatagtttataaacatGTCTATAAACTacttttagcttattttcataaactttaTAATAGAAATAGCTTTTCATAATAGAATCATAGTTGACTTGGATCCTTTTTAATCTGCTTGTTTTAAAATCCACTTGGGTTGGTTTGGTGGTATTGTCTTGAACCTGCGAGTATGCTTCTCCTTAAGGTCTCAAGTTTGATTCTCTCTGGTGTCAATTTGAGTGGGTTAATTTagcttattcaaaaaataaaataaaataatctacTTGTTTTAAATAAGAACCCTTTAACTCAGCCTACCACAAAATGGTCAACATATGTTTCTCATCTTTCAAAATCTCCATTAAAGGAATGCTCCTAACATCTTATTTTTCAGGTAACTATCTCTTTGCATGAACCTTTTTTTGGATAGTAGCTACCATAACATCTAAGAATTTAAGCAATCTATATGGTTGACTCGTCTATCCCACTATGGTTGCTACCACCAAAGTCCTTCGGAGTCGGTCGTGGCCACAATCACCTTCATGTACAACCTATCACCGCGACTATCTGTCACAATTGTTGCTACCACTACAGTGTCGCAAATGTTCGAGCGTGACTGTTATAGCCTCTGCTATGTTTATTTCAAATGATGGAAGGGAGTTATTGATAATCAgaatataaatcaaattcattGTAAATTTATCTATCAAATTCACTTTAGATAAACTT from Trifolium pratense cultivar HEN17-A07 linkage group LG5, ARS_RC_1.1, whole genome shotgun sequence encodes:
- the LOC123885710 gene encoding transcription termination factor MTERF15, mitochondrial-like codes for the protein MLKWFLHKNVVLDLITTKSQSTTPKFNPLLQHLNSSFSFRYCSTTTTTSQSESGKHPFAVSYLINNFGFSHESALKAFNQKRVRFNTLEKPNSVIKFFKNNGFSHSNIGIIIRKEPWLLSSQPHKRLLPKFQFFISKGVSSSDIVSLLTANPRILHISLEKRIIPLFELLSKFFKTNKDVIFCLIRRSYGFSHYTYDRIVANINLMSAFGVCDSGIGSVLLIAPSIICSTDLIDTLKEVKGLGFDPSNITFGQAMIAKKGLSKKIWDEKVDTFKKWGWSDEAFFQVFRSRPNLMMVSIDKVNLLMSFWVNQLGWNSLALTKMPQIFSYSLHKRIIPRASVLQYLLMKGLRKNNASLVTPFSYNEKMFLSKFVFSFKGESDYLLKLYEEKMKLAYSEENNGMPLTK